One window of Phocoena phocoena chromosome 13, mPhoPho1.1, whole genome shotgun sequence genomic DNA carries:
- the LOC136132615 gene encoding melanoma antigen preferentially expressed in tumors-like, whose translation MSPLNKRKRGIVWRGAAARKRKTSSHDLGLQRRPHAVGGRLGPTRATCSYSLWSRFFRVGIRAPPKLLELAVQSLLRDEALAIAALEELPAELFPPLFSAAFAGMHSQAVKAMVQAWPFPCLPLGALMKEHKPHLETFQAAIDGLDVLLAQEVRPRRWKLQVLDLRQNAHQDFCTVWSGTRAGVCSLLEPEVAGPVRKRRRVEGARAWLKQTSAPVEVLMDLCLKEGTPDASLSYLLKKVKRRRGALRLCCQKLRVFSMPMHDVRRILTLVQLDSVQDLEVNCTWKLATLGRFAPHLGQMVNLRRLLLSHIHMTPHAAPGVEERCVSQLTSQFPSLQHLQELYLDSISFLEGRLDQVLRCLKSPLETLSITNCLMSEADLMHLSQCPSVSQLKDLSLSGVNLTSISSKPLWVLIEKASATLQDLDLDECGIMDSQFSALLPALSHCSQLTTFSFCGNPISMAVLESLLRHTVGLSKLSHVLYPAPLESYEEVHGTVHLGRLAHLHARLKQVLQELGLPSMVWFSGNPCPHCGDRTFYNPEPILCPCYMAA comes from the exons TACTCACTCTGGAGCAGATTCTTCAGGGTGGGCATCCGGGCCCCACCGAAACTCCTGGAACTGGCCGTCCAGAGCCTGCTGAGGGATGAGGCCTTGGCCATCGCCGCTCTGGAGGAGCTGCCCGCTGAGCTCTTCCCACCCCTGTTCTCCGCGGCCTTTGCCGGGATGCACAGCCAGGCCGTGAAGGCGATGGTGCAGGCTTggcccttcccctgcctcccGCTGGGGGCCCTGATGAAGGAGCACAAGCCTCACCTGGAGACCTTCCAAGCTGCAATCGACGGCCTGGACGTCCTGCTTGCCCAGGAGGTCCGCCCCAG GCGGTGGAAGCTGCAGGTGCTGGATTTGCGCCAGAACGCCCACCAGGACTTCTGTACCGTGTGGTCCGGCACCAGGGCTGGTGTGTGCTCACTGCTGGAGCCTGAGGTGGCCGGGCCCGTGAGGAAGAGGCGCCGGGTGGAAGGTGCAAGGGCGTGGCTGAAGCAGACCTCGGCCCCCGTGGAGGTGCTCATGGACCTGTGCCTCAAGGAGGGCACCCCCGATGCGTCCCTAAGCTACCTCCTGAAGAAGGTCAAGCGGAGGAGGGGCGCACTCCGCCTGTGCTGTCAGAAGCTGAGGGTCTTCTCCATGCCGATGCACGACGTCAGGAGGATCCTGACGCTGGTGCAGCTCGACTCTGTCCAGGACCTGGAGGTGAACTGCACCTGGAAGCTGGCCACCCTGGGCAGGTTCGCGCCGCACCTGGGCCAGATGGTCAACCTGCGCCGGCTGCTCCTCTCGCACATCCACATGACACCGCACGCCGCCCCCGGCGTGGAGGAGCGCTGCGTCAGCCAGCTCACCTCCCAGTTTCCCAGCCTGCAGCACCTGCAGGAGCTCTACCTGGATTCCATCTCCTTCCTTGAGGGCCGCCTGGACCAGGTGCTCAG gTGTCTGAAGAGCCCCCTGGAGACCTTGTCGATTACCAACTGCCTGATGTCAGAGGCAGACCTGATGCATCTGTCGCAGTGCCCGAGCGTCAGCCAGCTGAAGGATCTGAGCCTCAGCGGGGTCAACCTGACCAGCATAAGCTCCAAGCCCCTCTGGGTCCTGATCGAGAAGGCCTCGGCCACCCTCCAGGACCTGGACCTGGACGAGTGTGGCATCATGGACTCCCAGTTCAGCGCCCTCCTGCCCGCCCTGAGCCACTGCTCCCAGCTCACCACCTTCAGCTTCTGCGGCAACCCCATCTCGATGGCTGTGCTGGAGAGCCTGCTGCGCCACACCGTGGGGCTGAGCAAGCTGAGCCACGTGCTGTACCCCGCGCCCTTGGAGAGCTACGAGGAGGTGCACGGCACCGTCCACCTGGGCCGCCTGGCGCACCTGCACGCCCGGCTCAAGCAGGTGCTGCAGGAGTTGGGGCTTCCCAGTATGGTCTGGTTCAGCGGCAACCCCTGTCCGCACTGTGGCGACAGGACCTTCTACAACCCAGAGCCCATCCTGTGCCCCTGTTACATGGCCGCCTAG